The following coding sequences are from one Gadus macrocephalus chromosome 3, ASM3116895v1 window:
- the foxk1 gene encoding forkhead box protein K1: MADYRDDTGARALLALQSAPCSPVRVGITHAYQSTLSISTSPVMGTRGTTILPVRLSTHMKALARLEGRDFEFVMRQRTITIGRNSSHGSVDINMGHSSFISRRHLQVTYDESSGFLLRCLGKNGVFVDGVFQRRGAPPLQLPRECVFRFPSTVIKIQFMSLLEPELQGEKEHPSPAPRSLLPHISPLKITIPTMQQHEDHIRAFGSPLPSPTGTLSVPNSCPASPRGAGSSGYRFVRNVTSDLQLAAEFAAKAVSEQRQGLVRQASGGAEPRGESAGSDSPKDDSKPPYSYAQLIVQAISSAHDKQLTLSGIYSHITKHYPYYRTADKGWQNSIRHNLSLNRYFLKVARSQDEPGKGSFWRVDSASESKLVEQAFRKRRQRGVACFRTPFGPLSSRSAPASPTHPGLLSSPSSGLQTPEGMSREGSPIPHDHHEQLAHKLTSVPEYRYSQSAPGSPVSAQPVIMATPHHPSPLPSGLGKALALVPGGGGPAQPFHLIQSSSQPALTMVRVVTSAALSSNLPNGYISTACTTIPGQQGAVEGSNGQLSWERPMQVVEVGGQGPEGRAVTLGLHQLPVRPVTQNGQHTSTVVATSLANAYALSSPLQILAAQASSSPPVLVSRLASAGSDGGLAEPQAKRVKTEEDLDPPPQPAVAPAQQPVIVSMISQLHDPRK, translated from the exons ATGGCAGACTACCGGGACGACACGGGAGCTCGAGCCCTCCTGGCTTTGCAGTCCGCACCTTGCAGTCCGGTGCGCGTCGGGATAACACACGCGTACCAGTCCACTCTTTCCATATCAACTTCCCCGGTTATGGGAACTCGAGGGACCACAATCCTACCCGTTCGACTCTCTACCCATATGAAGGCCCTGGCCAGACTCGAAGGCCGGGACTTTGAGTTTGTAATGCGCCAGAGGACAATCACCATAGGCCGGAACTCGTCCCATGGCTCTGTGGACATTAACATGGGTCATTCAAGCTTTATCTCTCGACGGCACCTACAAGTTACATATGACGAGTCGAGCGGTTTTTTGCTTCGCTGTCTCGGGAAGAATGGCGTGTTTGTTGACGGGGTGTTTCAGCGGAGAGGGGCACCGCCACTGCAGCTACCCCGAGA GTGTGTTTTCCGGTTCCCAAGCACGGTGATAAAGATCCAGTTTATGTCTCTCCTGGAGCCCGAGCTgcagggggagaaggagcaCCCCTCTCCGGCACCGCGCTCCCTGCTGCCCCACATCTCCCCGCTCAAAATCACCATTCCCACAATGCAGCAGCACGAGGACCACATCCGGGCCTTTGGCTCCCCGCTGCCCTCTCCCACGGGCACCCTCAG tgTTCCCAACTCCTGTCCGGCCAGCCCACGAGGGGCGGGGTCGTCAGGGTACCGGTTCGTTCGGAACGTGACCTCCGACCTCCAGCTCGCGGCGGAGTTTGCGGCCAAGGCGGTGTCGGAGCAGAGGCAGGGTCTGGTCCGGCAGGCCAGCGGAGGAGCCGAGCCCCGGGGGGAGTCGGCCGGCAGCGACAGTCCTAAG GATGATTCCAAGCCTCCCTACTCCTACGCCCAGCTGATCGTCCAGGCCATCTCCTCGGCCCATGACAAGCAGCTGACGCTCAGCGGCATCTACTCCCACATCACCAAGCACTATCCCTACTACCGCACGGCAGACAAGGGCTGGCAG aATTCCATCCGACACAACCTGTCTCTGAACCGCTACTTCCTGAAGGTGGCGCGCTCCCAGGACGAGCCGGGCAAGGGCAGCTTCTGGCGGGTGGACTCGGCCTCGGAGAGCAAGCTGGTGGAGCAGGCCTTCAGGAAGAGGCGGCAGAGAGGCGTGGCCTGTTTCCGCACGCCCTTCGGACCCCTCTCCTCCAG gaGCGCCCCGGCCTCTCCCACCCACCCGGGCctgctctcctccccctccagcggGCTGCAGACCCCCGAGGGCATGAGCAGGGAGGGCTCCCCCATCCCCCACGACCACCACGAGCAGCTGGCCCACAAGCTGACCTCCGTGCCCGAGTACCGGTACTCTCAGAGCGCCCCAG GGTCTCCCGTCAGCGCCCAGCCGGTCATCATggccaccccccaccacccttcCCCCCTGCCCTCGGGCCTGGGGAAGGCCCTGGCCCTGGTTCCCGGGGGCGGGGGTCCCGCTCAGCCCTTCCACCTGATCCAGAGCTCCTCGCAGCCGGCCCTCACCATGGTGCGGGTGGTGACCAGCGCCGCCCTCTCCTCCAACCTCCCCAACGGTTACATCTCCACGGCCTGCACCACCATccccggccagcagggggcagttGAGGGCAGCA atggTCAGCTGAGCTGGGAGAGACCCAtgcaggtggtggaggtgggcggCCAGGGTCCCGAGGGCCGAGCTGTGACCCTGGGGCTGCACCAGCTCCCAGTGCGGCCCGTCACCCAGAACGGACAGCACACCTCCACTGTGGTCGCCACCAGCCTGGCTAACGCCTATG CCCTCAGCAGCCCCCTTCAGATCCTGGCCGCCCAGGCCTCAAGCTCCCCCCCGGTGCTGGTGAGCCGGCTGGCCAGCGCGGGCTCTGACGGGGGCCTGGCCGAGCCCCAGGCCAAGAGGGTCAAGACGGAGGAGGACCTGGACCCGCCCCCCCAGCCCGCGGTCGCCCCCGCCCAGCAGCCAGTCATCGTGTCTATGATATCGCAACTCCACGACCCCAGGAAGTGA